Below is a window of Sulfolobales archaeon DNA.
CCATATATCCTCGAGTATAGCTCAACAACCTGCTCCCCCATAGCCTTGCTAGCACCATAGGGTGAGATCGGCTTTATAGGGTGTTCCTCGGGGATCGGTATCTTTATCGGATCCCCATACACTGCTGCAGAGCTTATATATATGAACAGAGCCTCTGAATCAGCCGCAGCCTTAGCAATAGATGCTGTACCAACAACGTTGTTCTCGAAATATATTCTGGGATTTGCAATGGATTCTGCAACATCTACATAGGCTGCACAGTGTATCACAACATCATAGCCCCTCAGATCCTGTACATCTCTAACATCCTTTCTATATATGGGTATCCCAGCATCCTCTAACCTCTTAATAGCAGTCTCGCTAGACCTCTCAAGCGTATCATAGACCACAACATCATAGCCCCTCGAACTTAGATATATAGCAACATTATGCCCTATAAACCCTGCACCCCCGGTCACAAGGATCCTCATACTCCTCAGCTCAGGACACAAATATCCTGGGAACTTAAAAAGACTGCATATCTATGACATTGGGTCTGGATACTATGCTATGAAGAAGTACTAGTACAAGCCCATATTATCTAATTATTGATTTAAGGTAAATCTATCTCTTCTCTCTCACAGCTTTATCTAATATTTGAGGTGAAACTCCCAGTTGTATATATTTTCTTAGGAGATATATTTTGGTGGCTTTGTTTTGAGGGATCTGGCTTGGAGGATTGCTGAGTATGTTTCCTCGATAAGCTATAAAGATCTATCGCCTCAGGCTATTGAGGAGGCTAAGAAGAGGATATTAGACTCGCTAGCAGTATCTCTCGGGGCTCTCGAGGCATTCCCCTATAGGGTTTCTAGGGCATTGGCTCTCAAGGCATCGCCGAGGTCTAGGGGTTCTACTGTTTGGTGGGAGAGGGCTCAGAGTATTCCTGAGCTAGCTGCTTTTGCTAATAGCGTTGGGGTTAGATATCTGGATTTCAACGATACATTCCTATCTAAGGAGGCTATGCATCCAAGCGATATGATCCCTGCTGTTGCTGCTGTTGCAGAGGATATAGGGGCTGGTGGTAAGGAGCTTATTCTAGGCACAATAGTAGCTTATGAGGTTGCAACAAGGCTTGGAGACGCGTTTTCTGTGAGAAGCGTTGGTGTGGATCATGTGGCATATATAGCTATAGGGGCTGCAGCCGGGGTTTCAAAGGTTATGGGGCTCCCAATAGAGAAGATATATCATGCAATAAACCTAGCTGTTAACGAATCTGTCTCCCTTAGACAGACAAGGGCTGGAGAGCTTAGCATGTGGAAGGGCATGACAGCCGGGAACTCAGCGAAGAAAGGGGTTTTCGCAGCCCTCCTAGCATCTATGGGCATAACAGGCCCATCACCAGTATTCGAGGGTGAATATGGATTCTTCAACGTAATCTCGAAACAACCCTTCAACATAGAACTCGGTGAAAAGGGTGGGGAGAATATATTGAGGACATCAATCAAGAACTGGCCAGTGGAGTACCACGCAATGTCGGCTGTAGAGGCATGTCTAAAGATAAGACAATCGATCTCCCCCGACGAGATAGAAGAGATAGAGGTCGAGACGTTTACAGTAAGCTATAGAATAATAGCGAAGGATCCTGAGAAATGGGATCCAAAGACAAGAGAGACAGCAGATCACAGCCTACCATATATAGTTGCAAGAGCACTGCTAGACGGCTATATATGGGTGGATAGCTTCAGTGAGGAGAAGATCCTTGGAGAGGATGTTAGAAGACTTATGAAGAAGATGAAGATCAGAGTCTCAGATGAATTCGACAAACTCTACCCAGAAGCAGTACCAAACAGAGTTAAGGTAAAGCTCAAAGACGGAAGATCTTTAGAGGAGACAGTGATATATCCAAAAGGCCACTATAGAAATCCACTAACAAGAGAAGAGATCTATGAAAAAGCATTAAAACTAGCTAGAGGAACACCCTATGAAGAAAAAATAAAAGAAATAGCAAAGAATATATGGAATATAGAAAATATAAGTGATATAAGAGAATTATTTATTTTCTAACTCAACAAAGAACCAGGAAGTAGGTATTAATATCTTAATATCAAGGTATTTTATGGCTGAAAGCTCCATCTATTAAGGCAGAGCGTTCAGATAAATTATAAGCCTTAGATGTTTCGCATATCAGATCCTGCGTGGTTCATCATATTATCAGTTATTTAGAGTTCTCTTCGTTAGGGAGTTATATCCCCTCATCACTATGAGTTGCCTAGTATAACACCTCTTAGATCAAAGAATGTAGCATCTTCTATCTCAACATCTATCCATATTCCGAGCGGTATTTCCTTCTTAACTACAACCTGTCTATAGCTTGTTGTCCTTGCTATTGTTGTTCCCTCTCTAAGCCCTTTCTCGGTTGTTAGAACCCTCACCCTCTTACCTATATATTCTCTATGTATTTCAAGCCCTATTCTCTCCTGTAGCTTTTGAGCCTCAACAGATCTTCTTTTCTTGATGTGTTCCGGGATCTGGGGCATTGCTGCAGCCTCTGTTAGGGGTCTAACGCTGTATTGGGCTAGATGTACTCTGTCGAATCTGGCTCTCTCCATTAGCATTAGTGTGTTTTTAAAGGCCTCTTCATCCTCTCCTGGGTGGCCTACTATTATGTCTGTTGCTATTGTTATCTCCGGTATCTTCCTCCTTATCTCTGAGATCATCTCCTCAAACTCCTCTACTGTGTAGCCTCTCCTCATTATCCTTAGAACTCTGTTATCACCGCTCTGAACAGGTATGTGGAGGAACTTATATACCTTGGGGTGTTTGATAGCCTCTATCAGCTCATCGAGGATCTTCCAGAGCCACTGGGGGTTCATCATACCAACCCTTATCATGAAGTCCCCCTCGATCTCTGCAACTTCCCTCAAAAGATCTGGTAATAGGAAGTTCTTACCAATATCGAACCCATAGACAGCGGAATCCTGTGACGCAAGCTCGATCTCCTTATAACCCCTAGAAACAAGCTCCCTAACAGCATTAACAATAACCCTTGGAGGATAGCTCCTCACCCTACCCCTAGAGATCTTGGTTATGCAGAAGGAGCACTCGCTCAGACAACCCTCAGAAATGGGTACAGGTGCTATAACCCCCCTACCCCTTGGAAGGGGTATCCTATCAACACCCCTCACCCCTCCAATATACTCAACCCTCTCCCTCGAGAGCACAGCATCTACAATCCTATCAACCGTTTGGGGTGTGATTAGAGAGGCGCTAGGGGCAACCCTCTTCACGGTAGCTGGTAGTGATGACACCATACACCCCGCAACAATGATCTTCTTTGTGCTAGAGTAGAGCCTCTCAATCTCTGAGAGCCTCTTGATCATCTTCTCCTCCGTATCCTTCCTAACAACACATGTATTAACAACAATCACATCAGCCTCCTCAACACTATCTACAAAGCCAAACCCAGCCTCTTCTAGATATCCCCTCATTATCATCGAGTCAGCCTGGTTTAGAGTACATCCATAGGTCTCTATATAGACCCTGATGATCCCACCTTGAAGGCTCTTCAAATATAGATTATAACTTGAAACTTAAAAGCGAGTCTCCACCATAATGCTAGAACCATATTCATTCACACAAACCATACCTTTGAATATCGAGCTGTTAGGGCTTCCCACGATCTCCTCAGGAATCCTGAGACCACTGCTAAACTTATAACTTCTAGATCTTACATGTTTTGTTATGTCTTCGCTATATGTTGTCAAAGCAGAGCATACAAATCCGAGGGGGACGATATATCTTAAAGATTAAATGATATAGTGAGAAAGCATGGATAGCAGGTATATAGCATCAGCCTACCTTATACCCTATATAATAATAGAAAGATTCGTTTAGCACAGAAGGCTATAGCCACGTGTTTCAGCATATATATCGAGAAAAGCTCTCATACTAAAGCATTAACATTTATATCAATTTCGATCGATATTATGGATGAATAGCTATGATTATCTAAAGATGTCTCACAGAAGATAGGAATAGCTCTAAGGATCATAGATACCTAATAATAAATATATAGCACCATCTATTCCTAAAATACTTTACGACTGGAAGCCCTATGTTCCCCAGCCCCTCTGTAACGTAGCCTCTAAGCTTTAGAGCAGGATTAACTATGCTGAGAAGATGTTGTTCAAAGAAGAGAGGGTAGATCTAAAAACGAATATATAGAGGTTTCTATGAGAAATATAAAAGATCGATTGATCTGCAACAGCATAGGAGGTTCTTAACAAAAGCGGTGGGCTGTTTTCTTTTTAATTGTTTTTAGAATTCTTTATATTCATTTTATAGCTTTTAGGGCTATTAGGTAGGCTGATGCATATAAGCCCGGAGGCTATAAGTCTATCGGTGGGCTCGGGGTGCGTGAGGGCGGCTGAACCGCCGTAGCCCGTCCCGAGCCGTGCCGTAATGAACCCGAGGGCGGCCATAAATGGATATAAAATAAAATAAAAACCGCTCTCGGGTGAACGGTTTAAGAAGCGTTTTTCTCACTGTTTAAAGCAGGGAATGGGGAAGGTTGCATCGATCCATAACGAGGATTTAGCTCCCTGGGTATAGGTGCAAGGTTGAACCAGGCGAGAGCCTGGGATGTAGCCCAAACCTCCCGCTCTGGAGGGCAAAAGGCTTTAATTGTAATAAGTACTGTGGTGATCGGAAACATAGATCAAATAGCGTGGATAAGACTAGATACTCAATAATGATAAAATAGAAAACAGATCTGCTATAGAGTTGGATATAAGATAGATCGAATGATCTGTTATAGAATTAAAGGTTCTCGAAATTGGTTAGGGATCTAGTAGTCTGTTTTCTTCTAGTCTTTTATGTAGCTCTTTTATGATTTGAAGAGCTCTAACATAACCCTGGGTCTCTATAGCTCTCTTTACACGTTCTATATCAATTGAGGTGTATTCATGTACTAATATATTTCTGAACCTCACAACTCTTTTTATGAACTCTGCATCCTCAGATCTGATCATATCTCTTCTTTTCAGCTCCTCTATGCATCTAATAGGTGTTTCAGAGGATATGCCGGTGAGTGCGCATGTGTGTAGGAGATAATCTATAACTGCTTGGGCATGTATCTGGAGCGCATGTAGTACCCCATAGAATTCTATAACATCGTTCCATTTGACCCCCTTTTCTCTAATCCTCTCTAGAAGATCTGTGTGTGATGCTATTAATTCTAAAAGTCTTTTATGCAGCATCCCTTATAACCCGCTTAACCAGAGTCTCTGTATACCCTAGCTTTTCACGTGATAACATGAAGTCATAGCATATGTTAATAGCTCTAACAAGCTTATCCCTACCAGCAGGGCTTTGATAGACTATAACACCATGGCGAAGGGCTTCCCAGAGTAGGAAGCAGTTGACATCTCCTGGATCCCGAACTATATAGATATCAGCCTCTAACTCGAGCCTATTCTCAACAAACTCCATAATCCTTAAAGCAACATTATCCTCGTCCTCGACATCGCTTATTATAGCCAAAAGATCTAGATCCCTAGGCATATTACTCCTTAAAACAGATCCATAGATGATCAGTAATTGAACCCCGAGAGCCTCCCAACATATATTTTTAAAGACTTCCATAATATTCAATTACCTCAACACCCCAAAGCTTAGGCTTATATCCAGTTATTTGTCTCCTAAAAGATATTCCTGGAAAGAATGATATAAATAGCTATAACCAATTCCCTGAGGCAGGGTTATAACTCTAACTTCTAAGCTTTCTAGAGTACCTAGTATCAATGATGATACCTATAAATATAAACCTCCTTAAGGGTTTGAGAACAAACCTCGAAGAACCCTATATACCTTGACGATCCTTTGAAAGTATTTTCCACCTGCTAGGTGTGCCGATTAAAAAGATCAAAATCGGTATCTAGGCTATTTCTGGCTAGCAATACATTTAGGTGCTTTTAATCGCCTCTGAGTGCTTGGCTGAAGATGGTGAGAATATATAGGCTTCGGCTGTAAAGTTACTCGGGATCAAAAGGTAATCCACATAATAAATTTGGTATAGAAGCTTGTAAATTATGAGGGAGCTATCTCGGGAATCGTGATCGGCTTATGAACCGCTTATGTTGCTTCAAACCCCATATATTGATAATATTGTAGTAAAGGATAGATACAGATACCGCTGATCTTCTGCAGCCCGCTACTTAGATGCTCTTGTGCATATTTATAAACCCCTATAATATTTTTTTGGTGTTGTCGGAATGGGATTCTCTAAGACTCTCCTATATGCCCTGGGTTTTATTAGCATTGTTGCCGTGCTCCTTATAAACCCGTTCTTTTCAGCCTATATATCCTCTATAGTTTCTGGAGAGTCCTCTGTCTTTATTGTCTTCCCAGATCCTGTTGAGGTTTTCAACAGATCCCTCGATAACTATACATACTATGCCGAGGTCTGGGCAGTTGTTCCTGAGGGCATTGTGGGGGTTGCTAGGGCTTGGGTTGGGCCTGGGATCCCGATGCTAAGAATAACAGCGAAGGATCTAGGTGATGTTATAGCCAGGTGGCTTGAGTTCTATAGAATATATGGGAAGCACTGGAGACCTGCCCTGATAACACAGTTCTCAGCATACGATCCCTATAATAGGTCATCAATACTCGCCTTCGGAGCATCGATAACATATGACCCGGAGATCTTTGTATCCCCAACACCTAGATCGGAGATCCACAAGCTATCGATCAAGAGCTTCCCACTAGTCAAGATCTTCGAGCCGAGGAATAGAAGCTCTTCAGGAGCATCGCTAAGCCCATGCGATATATCTCTACAAGGCCTCCCACCACCATGTTCAAGCCAGTATGACTGCAACTGCTGCATAGCAGACGGAAGCTTCCCATACTTCACTAGACTAGCCCTCGGGGAGAAGATATTCGACTCGAGCGACCCATCAATCCCAGATGCTCTGAGGGATAAGGTGCCCCTAGCAATACTCTACCTAGACCCCAATGCCCAGACACAGTATTTTACTGTAGCATATGAGGCTCAGAACGTTAATAAGTGGATCTTCAGGATGACCATATTCGATAGATCAGCTAACAAGACTATCTGGGGCGATGCTAGTGGCGAGCTAACATCAACAGTAGGCGGGGCTGTTAGTGCTAGCTCAAGCTATAATCTTCGTATTGGCATGATCTACTGGCCTGGATCGTTTAAGCTTTACACCGCTTACGGCTATACATGCTGCTATGAGAGGCTATGCACCGGCCAGGGTGATATAGCTGTTACATGTGATCCAAACGGGTTCTCTGCTTTGCTGATGATAGTAACATATGTTGGCTCAGGCGTTATCGCTAAGCAGTTCACGCCTGATGAGGCTCCTCTGGACATAGCCTACTTCAGATCCAAGCTGAGCTTCACACAATATTACATGCCTGCAGGCTCTTACACAGCGATCCAGAGGGATCCTCACGAGCTTAGGATCAACCCTGTGAACATCGCCATGGCAATAATACTGGCCAAGCTTAACATACCGTGGAAAACCGATGTACTGTTATCGCTCGCAGCAGAGTATATGCCCATAGCTGTTGAGATAGTCGGCTACCAGGGGATGCAGGAGACTCTAAGGCTCTATAACACGGGCGGATACCCTGCTACAGCGTATGTTGCTAGGATCCGGGCGGTATATATGGATCCTACGAAGCCCCTAGAGACATTCACACCAATATTTATAGACGTAAGATAAGTCATTATAAATTTACCAGATAACAATAGTATTATCGGCTCCACGAGATCGGGATCCTCTCGCAGATATAGAATATTGATCGGATTTTCGGAGCCAAAGATGTGGCTCACTTTACAGGCTATATGCCTTGTAACTACATACTCTTGATCCCGATAAAACCTATATGGTTTTATGAAGATATTATGAGATTGTTTGCAACACCTATGGCTAGATCTATAGTGGAGAAATAACGGTATATCCAGCCAGCTATTTATTAGCTGTTGGTGTTGTACCCCACGCTATTTCATAAGCCTATCGATCAGTCTTATTAGCGTCCTCTTTATGTATTTCAAATCTATGAAGCAGTATCTAGATCTAAAGCAATAGCTGGAGAGACACTATAACTCAGCTAGTTATAATGAAATTTTGATCTTCAGCTAAATTAGCTCTGAGATTGGTGAGGCTAAATATTATTAGTTATTAGGATATAGATGCTTTTTAGCATTTTAGTGTTATAATTATATGGTGATGATGTTGGGTAAATATGTAACTATATCTGTTTTGAGGGAGGTTAAGGAGTTGTTGTCTAGAGAGAAGGGTGATAGAGATTGGAGCAGCTTTCTTCTTGAGCTGTATAGAGAAGCTCGACGTGGTAGGGCTAGGGAGGCGTTCAGCGAGCTTAGAAATATTCTGAGCCCAGAGGATCTAGAGAATATTGTTAGAGCCAGTAAGGAGTTTAGGGAGGGTTTTAGACTAGGATGAGCTTAATCGATACCAGTGTTTTAATTGATAACATTAGAAGGGGTGTTTATGAGGAAGGAGCTATATCGATAATCACGTTAATAGAGGTGCTGAGGGGTTTAGCATCGGAGAAAAGGAGAAGGGTTAAAGAACTGTTGGAGAGAAGCTATGATGTTATCTACCTAGATAACAAGGTCATACTAAAATACTGCGAACTATACGACGAACTTAAGCAAAAAGGACTTCTAATGTCAGATGCGGATCTATTAATAGCTGCTACAGCCCTAACAAACAACATGGTTCTCGTAACAAAGGATAGAGACTTCGAGAGACTTAAAAACGTTGGACTAAGATTAGATCTGAGAACATGATAGAAGAAAGCAAATCAGATGCCCCACTCCTAAAGCGGCGATCTACTCTCTTGTTGCTCGCATCATCACTTTCAATCTTTACCCTACTCTTTGAAATGGCAGGTCTATGGTTTATAATTTTACTTCTTATCTAGAGGAATAGGGAGAGGGATTTTTATAAACAAGCTCCCGGCAGGCCTGAGGAGAATATTACCAAACACGATCCATGTTTTTGAGGATCTAGATAAGGAGGATCTTGTTAGCAGGAAGAAGGCCAAGAAGTCTAGGAGGAAGAGGAATCATAGAACTCCTTGGAGGATCATACATAAGAGGATATCAGAGGTAGCATTACAGCTTTCGTGCCGCCAGAGAATACCTCTCGTGAGTGCTCCAGATGCGGGTATGTCGTTGAGACCCAAAAGGGGCATATATTTAAATGTCCTAAGTGCAGCCTGAAAATGGATAGATAGAAGGTTGCATCGATAAACATTAGGAGGAGATACCTAAAAGGTAGGAGAAGAGGTAAGGGGAAAACCAGGATGTGGGGTT
It encodes the following:
- a CDS encoding MmgE/PrpD family protein codes for the protein MRDLAWRIAEYVSSISYKDLSPQAIEEAKKRILDSLAVSLGALEAFPYRVSRALALKASPRSRGSTVWWERAQSIPELAAFANSVGVRYLDFNDTFLSKEAMHPSDMIPAVAAVAEDIGAGGKELILGTIVAYEVATRLGDAFSVRSVGVDHVAYIAIGAAAGVSKVMGLPIEKIYHAINLAVNESVSLRQTRAGELSMWKGMTAGNSAKKGVFAALLASMGITGPSPVFEGEYGFFNVISKQPFNIELGEKGGENILRTSIKNWPVEYHAMSAVEACLKIRQSISPDEIEEIEVETFTVSYRIIAKDPEKWDPKTRETADHSLPYIVARALLDGYIWVDSFSEEKILGEDVRRLMKKMKIRVSDEFDKLYPEAVPNRVKVKLKDGRSLEETVIYPKGHYRNPLTREEIYEKALKLARGTPYEEKIKEIAKNIWNIENISDIRELFIF
- a CDS encoding type II toxin-antitoxin system VapC family toxin is translated as MSLIDTSVLIDNIRRGVYEEGAISIITLIEVLRGLASEKRRRVKELLERSYDVIYLDNKVILKYCELYDELKQKGLLMSDADLLIAATALTNNMVLVTKDRDFERLKNVGLRLDLRT
- a CDS encoding GDP-mannose 4,6-dehydratase encodes the protein MRILVTGGAGFIGHNVAIYLSSRGYDVVVYDTLERSSETAIKRLEDAGIPIYRKDVRDVQDLRGYDVVIHCAAYVDVAESIANPRIYFENNVVGTASIAKAAADSEALFIYISSAAVYGDPIKIPIPEEHPIKPISPYGASKAMGEQVVELYSRIYGLRYLILRLFNVYGPGQNPAYAGVISRFIESAINRIPPRIYGDGSQTRDFIHVEDVARAIELSIARQPHNQVFNIGSGKHISILELARLIMRLANLEGEPIFDRPRPGDIKHSCADIEKARKILGFEPKITLEEGIKKLLNIYGIGLRS
- a CDS encoding antitoxin VapB family protein, which encodes MVMMLGKYVTISVLREVKELLSREKGDRDWSSFLLELYREARRGRAREAFSELRNILSPEDLENIVRASKEFREGFRLG
- a CDS encoding DUF86 domain-containing protein; this encodes MLHKRLLELIASHTDLLERIREKGVKWNDVIEFYGVLHALQIHAQAVIDYLLHTCALTGISSETPIRCIEELKRRDMIRSEDAEFIKRVVRFRNILVHEYTSIDIERVKRAIETQGYVRALQIIKELHKRLEENRLLDP
- a CDS encoding tRNA (N(6)-L-threonylcarbamoyladenosine(37)-C(2))-methylthiotransferase, whose translation is MIRVYIETYGCTLNQADSMIMRGYLEEAGFGFVDSVEEADVIVVNTCVVRKDTEEKMIKRLSEIERLYSSTKKIIVAGCMVSSLPATVKRVAPSASLITPQTVDRIVDAVLSRERVEYIGGVRGVDRIPLPRGRGVIAPVPISEGCLSECSFCITKISRGRVRSYPPRVIVNAVRELVSRGYKEIELASQDSAVYGFDIGKNFLLPDLLREVAEIEGDFMIRVGMMNPQWLWKILDELIEAIKHPKVYKFLHIPVQSGDNRVLRIMRRGYTVEEFEEMISEIRRKIPEITIATDIIVGHPGEDEEAFKNTLMLMERARFDRVHLAQYSVRPLTEAAAMPQIPEHIKKRRSVEAQKLQERIGLEIHREYIGKRVRVLTTEKGLREGTTIARTTSYRQVVVKKEIPLGIWIDVEIEDATFFDLRGVILGNS